GCGGGTTGGACACTGGCGCCAGGCTACGAACACCTGGCGGCGGATTTCGGCAGCCTTGACGCAGTCTTCGCCCTGCAGGGTGAACGCCTGACCCGCGACCCGCTCAGCGAAGTGGTGCGCATCGAGCGCGAGGGCGTCAATTACTACGTCAAGCGTTACACTGGGGCGGGCAAGCACATGCGCCGCTACCTCGGCCGGCCGCGCATCAAGGCCGAATGGCAAAACCTCAAGCAGTTCGCCAAGTGGGGCATTCCCACCGCCGAAGTGGTCGCCTGGGGCCTGGAGCGCAAAGGCCTGGCGTTTGGCCGCGGGGCGATGATCACCCGCGAGCTGCCGCGCACCGAAGACCTGTCGGCCTTGGCCGAACGCAAAGACCCGCGCCTGTCAGACCCCGCTTGGGTCGACCACGTCAGCCGCCAGCTGGCGCGCCATACTCGGGTCATGCACGAGCACCGTTTTGCCCACAACGACTTGAAGTGGCGCAACCTGCTGGTCGACGACCAGGGCACGTTGTTCTTCATCGACTGCCCGACCGGCGACTTCTGGCGCGGTTTCATGTGGCGGCACCGGATGATCAAAGACCTGGCGTGCCTGGACAAGGTCGCCAAATACCACCTGTCGGCGACCCAGCGCCTGCGTTTCTACCTGCAATACCGTGGTCGCGACAGGCTCAACGCCCGCGACAAGCAGCGGATTCGCCAAGTGCTGAGCTTTTTCGAGGGAAGGGAATGACCGATTACCTGGCCAGCGCAGACCTCGCGCTGCTCAAACGCCACGGCTTGAATGATTTCGACGCGCTGTGGGCGCTGCAACTCGATGCCGTGGACGAGCCCAACACCGGCCGCGGGGGCTGGAGCAGCGTGTTCCGCCTGGAACTCGAAGGCAAGGGCTACTACCTCAAGCGCCAGAGCGACTACCTCACCCGAACCTTGCACCGGCCATTCGGCGAGCCGACCTTCGCCCGCGAATTCCGCAACATCAGCCGCTACCAGAAGCTGCACATTCCGGCCTTGCAAGCGGTGTTCTATGGCGAGCGCAAGCAGGCCGGCGAGCACCGGGCGATCCTCATGACCCGTGCCCTGGACGAGTGGGCCGACCTGGACAGCCTGCTGGCTCAGTGGCCGCAGTTGGGCGATGCCGAACGCAACGGCATCCTCGAGGCCTGCGGCCAGTTGGCGCGCACGCTGCACAGCGCTGGCCAGGTGCACGGCTGCTTCTACCCCAAGCACATCTTCCTACGGCAACGCCGCGAAGGCTGGGATGCCCAGCTGATCGACCTGGAAAAAACCCGGCCCCTGCTGTTCGGCATGCGTGACCGGCTCAAGGACCTGGAGCCCCTGTTGCGCCGTGCGCGGGCCTGGAGCGAGGCGGATGTGCGTCACCTGCTGGCAGCCTACCTGGTGCAGCCGGCGGACAGCACGCTGGTCGGCACCTGGCTGCAACGCCTGACGCAACGCCGTCGTGAAAAAGAGGCCCGCTGATGCGTTTGTCTGAACTGAAAGAGGCCGGGCGCGCCCCGGCGTTGCCCCTGAACGTGAACCTGGCCGATGCCGCCGGCAGCGCCGAGCTGCAACTGCTGAGCCTGCTGCGTGTGCTACCCGGCCAGCGTTATGTGGGCGCTGGTGTCTGGCGTGGCACGCCGGTGCTGGCCAAGCTGCTGGTGGGCAGCAATGCTGCCCGGCACTTCCAGCGCGAGCTGCAAGGCGTCAAGTGGCTGGCCGAGCAGGGCCTGGCCACGCCGAAACTGCTGGCTGATGGTTTGAAGGAAGGCGAGGGCGGCTGGCTGCTGTTCGAGTTTCTGGATGGCGCCGAAAGCCTGGCCGATGCCTGGGCCGCCGTGGAGCACCTGCCCGTACTGGCAGACGAGCAACACGCGGTGTTGGGTGAGGCGCTGACTGCGGTGGCGCAGATGCACGCCAAGGGCTTGTGGCAGGAAGACCTGCACCTGGACAACCTGCTGCGCCATGGCGGCAAGCTGTACCTGATCGACGGCGCGGGCATCAAGGCCGAGACCCCGGGCCAGCAGTTGTCGCGCCCGCGTGTGCTGGAAAACCTCGGCGTGTTCTTCGCCCAATTGCCCAAGCGCCTTGAGCCGTTCATCGAAGAGCTGCTGGTACATTACCTGTTGGCCAATGCCGAGCACCCGCTGCCACTCGAAGCGCTGCAGAAGCAGGTGGACAAGGTGCGCAGCTGGCGCCAGAAGGACTACCTGGAAAAGGCCGGCCGCGAGTGCTCGCTGTTCAGCGTCAAGCGCAGCCTTTCGGGCCTGCGGGCGATTCGCCGCGCTGAGGTGCAGGCCATGCTGCCGGTGCTGGAGCATGCCGATGAGCTGATCGACAAGGGCCACTTGTACAAGACCGGTGGCGCCGCCAGTGTGGCCCGCATCGAGGTCGATGGCCGGCAACTGGTGCTCAAACGCTACAACATCAAGAACACCGCGCACTGGTTCAAGCGCTTCTGGCGCCCGAGCCGCGCCTGGCACTCGTGGATCGAAGGCCACCGCCTGGAATTTCTCGACATCGCCACGCCACGCCCTCTGGCAGTGCTAGAGGAGCGTGTCATGGGCCTGCGCAGCCGTGCCTACTTGGTCACCGATTATGTCGATGGCCCGGACCTGACCGCGTGCTTTGCGCCCTATGTGGAAAACGGCGAGGCACCTGAAGAGCAGGTCGACGCGCTGGTGAAGGTCATGCAGCAACTGATCCGCGAGCGCATCAGCCATGGCGACTTCAAGGGCCACAACCTGTTCTGGGACAACGGCCAGTGGTCGCTGATCGACCTCGATGCCATGTGCCAGCACGCCACCCAGCTCAGCTTCGCCCCGGCCTATGCCCGTGACCGGGCGCGGCTGCTGCGCAACTGGCCGCGTGACAGTGCCTTGCATCAGCGGCTGGACCGGTTGCTGCCGCGGTTGTCCGAATAAGCTGCTGGCAGCGCCAGCCAGTTGCTGCTGCGGCCGGTCTGGCGCACGCGGATGCGCCATTGCGCATCCTGCCAGCGCAGCACTGCCCACGCGGGCACGGTGCCGCGCAGCGTCTCAGGCAATACCAGGTGGTAGTGAGCGGCGAGCAGATGGCGGCGCACAGGTAACTGGTGGCTGCCCAGTTGCAGGTACAGCGTGGTGTTGTCCTGAAGCAGCTGGGCATCGTCTTCGGTCGCGGTGCCGTGTAACGGGGTGGTCAGGCGGCAGTCCTCCAACAGTTGCTGGATATTCGGCAACCCGTCGTACCAGAGCACTGGGGAGTCGACCACCCAACTGCCGTCCAGGCAGCGCTTGATCGGCAGCTTCAGGTACGTGTTCGGCTGGTTCGGGTCGGTGGCGCGCCAGCGTGTGCCGTCGAAGGTGACATTGAAGTAGCGTCCCAGGTTATCCCTCACGTAGTACTGCGACAGGCCGGGGCTCGCCGACTGCTGTTCGTACACGGCCTCGTCGTGCAGTGCATCGATGCGGTAGCGCAGCCTGGCTACGTCAGGAGTCGCTTCGTAATGCCGGGGCAGCGGCACCGGTGGCGGCTTGGGCAGGCCGCGCATGACCCGGCGCATCAGCCCAGAGCCTGCCATGTCGTTGATCCCCGCGGTGGCGTGGCCAAGAGCGGCGACTGCGTGATGGAGCGCGCCGTTATGGTCGGCCCGGTCGAGCGCTTCGAAACCGTCCCAGATGGAAATGCCCATGCGCCCGAACGCCAGTGCGGTCGAGCCCGCCTGCGGCAGCACCAGGGTGAGGATATCCAGCACCAGCCTGAGCACATTGACCGAAAACTCCCCCAGCAGTTCTTGATTGCTGCGGGTCACGGCATTGGCTTGGGCCATCAGGGTGTTGACCTCGGCGCGGTAGAGGGCGTCGTACAGGTTGCCGGTGATGGTCTGCAAGCTGATGTGTGAGCCCAGGCGGCCCTGTACCAGCAGTGCCTCCAGGCTTCTTCGGTTGCCCAGCGGCAAGCGTTGCAACACATAGTGGCGCAACTGCGCATCGCTGCGCACGGCGCGGATCAGCGCCCGAGCGTTGTTGTATTCACGCCAGGGGCGGCGGTCTGGCGCGTCGGGGCTGTAGACCACGATGCGGTAAGCGTGCTCTGGCGAGACCAGCAGCACGACACCTTGCAGGGTTTGCCCCTGGATCAGCATCTGCCGGGCGATCACCTGTTGTTCGTTGCGGTGCGGCCGATTGTGGCTGTCGGGTGAGTGAATGACGCAGTCGGCCCAACCATACCCCTGCTCGATCGTGCTCGGCTGAAAATGCCCGGCATAACGCGCCTTGACCGCTTCGGCGTGCATGCGCGTGCGGCACAGTTGCGCGTAGGCTTGCTGGCGCCAGCGGCCATGGGGCGAATCGAGCAGTTGGGTGCGCAGGTAGGCTTGGTAGCCGCTGCCGGCATTCAGGCGCCGTACGATCTGCTTGACCCGCAGTGGCGTCAGGGCTGGCAGCGGCTGATCCGCGTCGAGGTGCACGCGGGCGGTCAGCCAGTAATCGACGTCGAACCAGGCGATATTGAGCAGTGCCAGTTCATCCAACCGGTAGCTTTGGTTGACCAGTTCGATCGTCCCGCCCGCGTGCGGGCGGCTGGCCACGGGGATGTAGGCGCTGGTGTCGAGTGGGTTGCTGATGGGGCCAACCTGGCGGGCCAGGGTCACGCTGATCGAGATCTGCTCCGGTGCGGTGTCGATACCGGGGTCTTGCTGCAGAAACTCGCGCAGCCGCTGGCGCACCCAGGCCAGCAGGGTGTGGCGTTGGTTGAACTGCTCCAACGTGAGGATGCCTGGCGCGG
The Pseudomonas kermanshahensis genome window above contains:
- a CDS encoding lipopolysaccharide kinase InaA family protein, with amino-acid sequence MAGWTLAPGYEHLAADFGSLDAVFALQGERLTRDPLSEVVRIEREGVNYYVKRYTGAGKHMRRYLGRPRIKAEWQNLKQFAKWGIPTAEVVAWGLERKGLAFGRGAMITRELPRTEDLSALAERKDPRLSDPAWVDHVSRQLARHTRVMHEHRFAHNDLKWRNLLVDDQGTLFFIDCPTGDFWRGFMWRHRMIKDLACLDKVAKYHLSATQRLRFYLQYRGRDRLNARDKQRIRQVLSFFEGRE
- a CDS encoding lipopolysaccharide kinase InaA family protein — translated: MTDYLASADLALLKRHGLNDFDALWALQLDAVDEPNTGRGGWSSVFRLELEGKGYYLKRQSDYLTRTLHRPFGEPTFAREFRNISRYQKLHIPALQAVFYGERKQAGEHRAILMTRALDEWADLDSLLAQWPQLGDAERNGILEACGQLARTLHSAGQVHGCFYPKHIFLRQRREGWDAQLIDLEKTRPLLFGMRDRLKDLEPLLRRARAWSEADVRHLLAAYLVQPADSTLVGTWLQRLTQRRREKEAR
- a CDS encoding lipopolysaccharide kinase InaA family protein; protein product: MRLSELKEAGRAPALPLNVNLADAAGSAELQLLSLLRVLPGQRYVGAGVWRGTPVLAKLLVGSNAARHFQRELQGVKWLAEQGLATPKLLADGLKEGEGGWLLFEFLDGAESLADAWAAVEHLPVLADEQHAVLGEALTAVAQMHAKGLWQEDLHLDNLLRHGGKLYLIDGAGIKAETPGQQLSRPRVLENLGVFFAQLPKRLEPFIEELLVHYLLANAEHPLPLEALQKQVDKVRSWRQKDYLEKAGRECSLFSVKRSLSGLRAIRRAEVQAMLPVLEHADELIDKGHLYKTGGAASVARIEVDGRQLVLKRYNIKNTAHWFKRFWRPSRAWHSWIEGHRLEFLDIATPRPLAVLEERVMGLRSRAYLVTDYVDGPDLTACFAPYVENGEAPEEQVDALVKVMQQLIRERISHGDFKGHNLFWDNGQWSLIDLDAMCQHATQLSFAPAYARDRARLLRNWPRDSALHQRLDRLLPRLSE
- a CDS encoding dermonecrotic toxin domain-containing protein, which codes for MTPLLRLQSLDSQLDALLPPLPGVEHSLDQALSTLFPNPAITARTLYFGRFRLLDLVGFHLFDGGAFKPPADTQARHDDRPLNLPSDFNAHIERFCATLRQGLHAHLASYWLARDEKGLSRQARLATLRRDQLFTEMRLRSHDQTLSVEHARLLTTCLEYPHPWQRRHLPAASRPQLYRPLLSGSAPSWRSHLPGVLILTENGPEGRLLDAQEPVGRALLCSIVHGIEAFDSLAALHVELCERLEDPVQSEPLTRLLVVSADRQHAHRAERLRYDWFSEDLAEAQALAIREAHGKRLTAAWQAAWAQGLQRSIEHLDAQLSNALDLHRELGSQGPVATRYGLLLEKHMPDWLRSTSQQGVAHIMQAMQEQVAAINAAAAPGILTLEQFNQRHTLLAWVRQRLREFLQQDPGIDTAPEQISISVTLARQVGPISNPLDTSAYIPVASRPHAGGTIELVNQSYRLDELALLNIAWFDVDYWLTARVHLDADQPLPALTPLRVKQIVRRLNAGSGYQAYLRTQLLDSPHGRWRQQAYAQLCRTRMHAEAVKARYAGHFQPSTIEQGYGWADCVIHSPDSHNRPHRNEQQVIARQMLIQGQTLQGVVLLVSPEHAYRIVVYSPDAPDRRPWREYNNARALIRAVRSDAQLRHYVLQRLPLGNRRSLEALLVQGRLGSHISLQTITGNLYDALYRAEVNTLMAQANAVTRSNQELLGEFSVNVLRLVLDILTLVLPQAGSTALAFGRMGISIWDGFEALDRADHNGALHHAVAALGHATAGINDMAGSGLMRRVMRGLPKPPPVPLPRHYEATPDVARLRYRIDALHDEAVYEQQSASPGLSQYYVRDNLGRYFNVTFDGTRWRATDPNQPNTYLKLPIKRCLDGSWVVDSPVLWYDGLPNIQQLLEDCRLTTPLHGTATEDDAQLLQDNTTLYLQLGSHQLPVRRHLLAAHYHLVLPETLRGTVPAWAVLRWQDAQWRIRVRQTGRSSNWLALPAAYSDNRGSNRSSR